cagctctgcagtTTAGTGCTTTCCTTCTATTAACATTCTGAATTTAAATTATGAAGGCCTTGCTGACTAGCTGATAACACACGTGCATTTAATAAGACAGAAAGCTAAACTTTAAGAACTGAAAGTTATTTCAGAATGACTATGGCATTGTATCTACAACATGAAGCGCTCAGCAggaaaataaattgttttttaaaaaaaaccaaCCAGCACCGCCAAATCAGCCTGTGAGGCACCACCAATCATGTTAGGTACAAAGCTTTTATGGCCCGGGGCATCCAGGATGGTAAAGtgctttttctctgtttcaaagTAGGCTCTTCCCACTTCTACAGTTTTCCCcttgtctctctcctcctggTTTGTGTCTAAAGCCCAGGAGAGATACCTGTAAGGAAATGTCACTCAAATATTATTGCAAAACTACATTTGACTACCTTTTAAGaaacagttttaaaacagaggTACTATCtaacatctaaaaaaaatcttaaactaCTTGATTAgataaacttaaaataaaacttCACAACAATAAAGCATTCTTACCAtgtctctctgttcttctcttttgctTCTCTTTCATATTTCTCTAGGGTTCTTTTGTCCACCATACCAGTTAAATACCTgaaggaaaaaataatatattatgcACTTTTGTTTAGATTACACATTTCCTTGAAGCTTTGCTATTTGTTTCAAAATGAATAttccattttaaaattatgtatatattactCACATAATCTGACCACCAATTGTTGATTTGCCTGCatctaaagaaaaaagaaaaaaattgtagACAATTAAAAAGGTTGATAAACAATCTTGTTAATCTCATTCTGACTACATAATAATAAGAGTGtaaatgaaaagtaaagtggaagtgattaatgcaacacacactgacGCACCAACATGTCCAATGAACACCACATTAACATGCTCCTTTTTGGGGGCATCTGGAGGAGGAGGGGGCAGTTTAGGGGCAGGCatctcttcatcctcctccatTATTTCATCTTGGGCCTCATCTCCAAAGGCTCCACCTTCTTCCATGGCCCCACCTCCTGGTTCCACCTCATCTTTGTCCCCCTTTTCCTCCCACGTCTCTACTGTGTTAGCATCTGTCTCTCCGTTCTCCACAGCAGCTTTAGAGATACAATTTAAGACCCAGTCTCAGGTCAAACATACAGAAAAAGGAGACCAAATGTGCACTTGCTGTTAAAAGTCCAAACGAACACagtataaattatttttaaaaagcctatATGATACAATATTGAGTGTTAGTAACCACACAGCAAAGTCTGAATAGATAAAACAAGATAGGCATCTaataaaacatccatccatccatccagccatccatccatcatcttccgcttctccggggttcgggtcgcgggggcagcatcctgagcaatgaggcccagacctccctttacccagccacttccactaactccctgggagggattccgaggcgctcccaggccagctgggcgatatagtcacgccagcgtgtcctgggtcttccccggggtctcctccccggtggacttgcctgtgacacctcccaagggaggcgtccaggaggcatcctaaccagatgcccgaaccacctcaactggctcctctcgacgtggagaagcagcggctctactttgagtccctcccggatgaccgaacttctcaccctatctctaagggagagtccagccaccctgcggaagaaaactcatttcggccgcttgtattcgcgatctcgttctttcggtcattacccaaagctcatgaccataggtgagggtgggaacgtagatcgaccagtaaatcgagagccttgccttatggctcagctctttctttaccacaacagaccagtaaagagcccgcatcactgctgacccagcaccaatccgcctgtcaatctcccgctccgttgtaccatcactcgtgaacaagaccctgagatacttaaactcctccacttgaggcaagagctcatccccgactcagagagggctctccaccctttcccgcgtgagaaccatggcctcggatttggaggtactgatcctcatcccggccgcttcacactcggctgcaaaccgatccagtgaaagctgaagttcacggcctgatgtccccaataggaccacatcatctgcaaacagcagcgatgtgaccctgaggtcaccaaaccggacaccctccatcccctgactgcgcctagaaattctatctataaaaattatgaatagaatcggtgacaaagggcagccctgacggagtccaactctcactgggaacaagtctgacttactgctggccatgcgaaccaaactcatgctttgtttgtacagggcctgaatggctcgtagcaaagagccatgtaccccgtcctcccgaagcacctcccacagaataccccggggaacacagtcgaatgccttctccaaatccacaaagcacatgtggactggttgggcaaactcccatgaaccctccagaatcctggagagggtaaagagttggtccagtgttccacgaccagggcgggacccgcactgctcctcctgtatccgaggttcgactatgagccggactctcttctccagtacccctgcatagaccttgccagggaggctgaggagtgtgattcccctatagttggaacacaccctccggtccccctttttaaaaagaggcaccaccaccccaatcggccaatccagtggcaccacccccgatgttcatgcaaatgttgaaaaggcgcgtcagccaagacagccccacaacatccagagccttgaggaactcgggacggatctcatccacccctggagccctgccgccaaggaggtttttaactaccttagcgacttcggcctcagtaatggacaagcctattcccatgtccccagactctgcctcctcactggagaacatgttggtgggattgagaaggtcctcaaattattccttccaccgcccaatgacgtcttcagtcgaagtcagcagcacaccatctccactatatacagtgctagtggcacactgctttccccttctgagtcgcctgacggtttgccagaatcttttcggagccgacttagtcactttccaaggcctcaccgaactcttcccacacccgggtttttgccttggcaacgactgaagccgcagaacgcttggcctgtcgatacctgccagctgcctctcgtgtcctacaggccaaccatgtccggtaggactccttcttcagcttgacggcatctctcacctggggtgtccaccaccgggttcgaggattaccgccccgacaggcaccaactaccttgcgaccacagctacagtcagccgcttcaacaatggagaagtggaacatggcccattctgagtcaatgtcccccacctcccccgatatctggtcaaagttctgacggaggtgtgagttgaagatcaatctgacaggttcttctgccagacgttcctagcaaaccctcactatacgtttgggtttgcctggtctgaccggcatcgtcccccaccacctgatccaactcaccaccaggtggtgatcagttgacagctcagctcctctctttacccgagtgtccaatacacatggccgcaagtccgctgacacgactacaaagtcaatcattgaactgcggcctagggtgtcctggtgccatgtgcacttatggacatccttgtgttcaaacatggtgttcgttatggacaaactgtggtttgcacagaactccaaatactgaacaccactcgggttcagatcagagaggccattcctcccaatcacacccctccaggtcttactgtcgttgcccacgtgagcgttgaagtcccccagtaggacaatcgagtctccaggaggagcactttcaagcaccccccccaaggactctatgaaggctgggtattctgaactgctgttcggtgcataagcacagacaacagtcaggacccgttccccaacccgaaggcgtagggaagctaccctctcgtccaccggggaaaaccccaacatacaggcgccaaGTCGAGgagctatgagaaagcccacacctgcccgccgcctctcaccaagggcaactccagaaaagaaaaaagtccagcccctctcaaggagattggacccagagcccaagctgtgtgttgaggtgagcccgactatatctagccggtatctctcaaccttgcgcaccaactcaagctccttccccgccagtgaggtaacgttctaagttccaaaagccagtttcagcaaccgaggatcagaacgccaaggcccacgccttcggacactgcccgatccacaatgcaccacacccctactactgcggtggtgggtcgatgggaggggggactcatgtagctccttcgggctgggcccggccgggcaccatgagtgaatgccctgccaccagacgctcgctggtgagcccctcccccaggcctggctccagggtggggccccggtaaccctgatccgggcagggtacacaagtccttccTTTTCGGTTTCATAGGGGTGATTGttgatcacactttgtctggcctgtcacctaggaccagtttgccatgggagtccctaccaggagcttttgctccagacaacatagctcctaggatcattcaagcacacaaacctctccaccacgataaggtggtgatccatggagaggtctAATAAAACACTGCTTAAAAAATTGCTCATCATTCCTATCTGAGAACTTTACACAgttacacatcacctgctatgcttaatgagggagggtgtggcctaaggaggtcaacaccctatatcaaggtgtgcataattattaggcagcatttttctttagccaaaatgggccaaaaaagagatttaactgactctgaaaagtcacaaattaccaaaagtctctcagagggatgcagcactcttgaaattgctaagatgtTGGGGcttgatcacagaaccatcaaaccttttgttgcaaatagtcaacagggtcacaagaaacgtgttgagaaaaaaagatgtaaattaactgccaaggatttgagaagaataaagcatgaagctaccaggaacccattatcttccagttctgtcatattccagaacggCAACCTACCTGGAGtaccaagaagtacaagatgaacacataagctgaagcacGTAGACTAGTCCAAGAaatatctgaagacagatttttcaaaggttttatggactgatgaaatgagagtgactcttgacggaccagatggatgggcccaaggctggatcagtaacgggcacagagctccacttcgagtcagacacCAGCAAGGTGTGTTTTCgtgttgaagatgggctcaaaatcaactcccaagcctactgccagtttttagaagacactttctttaagcagtggtacaggaagaatctgcatctttcaaaaagacaatgatttttatgcaggacaatgctccgtcacatgcatccaagtactcctctgcatggctagccagtaaaggcattaaagatgaaaaatttATGAcctggcccccttcctcacctgacctgaacccaactgaaaacttgtgggcaattcttaaacgggagatgtatagtgaaggaaaacagtacacctctctgaacagtgtctgggaggctgtggttgctgctgcacaaaaagttgatcgtcaacagatcaagaaactgacagaatccatgaatggaaggcttatcactgttattgaaaagaagggtggctatattggtctactgatttttttttaaatgtcagaaatgtttattggaaagttttgagttgtttgtttttcatttctacttgaacagattaaaataaaaaaaaaagatgggaaaatgtctgttttttttatttagctgCATAATAATTCTGCatcattatagttgcccaatacttgtgcacatatagatattctccttagaatgccaaaacctcacttttattttcttaaacattcatgtttgaggtttatcaacatttttttgattaaccgagagcactgtagttggtcattaataaaaataatcctcaaaaataagacttgcctaataattgtgcacacagtgtagtgAGGTgagacactaatgttggaccagaaggcctggctcacaggctctgctctaattcatcctaaaggtgttctatcaggttgaagTCAGGTCGGTCAaggtcttccacaccaaacttgcttttccatgcctttatggaccttgttatGTGCACTGGTccgcagtcatgttgaaacgggaagggaccatccccaaactgttcccacaaagttgggagcaggaaattgtccagaatctcttggtctgctgaagcattaagagttcctttcactggaaataagaggctgagcccaactcttgaaaaacagccccacaccataatcccccctctaccaaactttacacttggcacaatgcagtcagacaagcatggttatcctggcaactgccaaacccagactcgtccattggactACCCAATGGgaaagcgtgatttgtcactccagagaacacatcttcactggtctagagtccagtggcagtgctttacaccactgcatttgatgctttgcattgcgcttggtgatgtaaggcttggatgcaggtAATGggaacccattccatgaagctctctatgcactctTCTTAAGCTACTCAGAAGGCCACAtcaagtttggaggtctgtagcgattgactctgcagaaggtTGACAACCTCTGCCcgctatgcgcctcagcatccgctgaccccactttGCCATTTTATGTTGCCTACCACTtaatggctgagttgctgtctttGCCCATTGCTTCCACCTtgctataataccactgacagttgactgtggaatatttagtagcatggaaatttcatgacttgacttgttgcacaggtggcgtcctatcacagtaccacgctggaattcactgaactcctgagagtgacccattctttcactaatgtttgtagaagcagtctacaGACTGAATACTAATGGTCTAACACCTTAGCTAGCAGAAACATAACTATGATTTACCTCTACTGATCTACATCatgttccaaattattatgcacatgccatttttgtttgtttttcctaaaAACTCTGAATGTTTAACAATTACATTGCAATATGGATGTTATTACAAGTGGACGTATTGATACTGGAAATGGCTTTacttattattgatttatttattttcaaagatCACAAATTATTACTTTTCCAAATTATTATACATGTAGTTGAATGCAGTTTCTGAAAATATCCAATGGGTGATAATGACATTCATATAATTTTAAAGAGAAATCTGTCACATTTGTTGTATGGacagataattaaaaaaaaaaaaaaagttaaatcaaaaattatatttacaaatTATATTAATCAAGTTACATATTGATATATGCTCCTCTTTGAGATAACTTTATTAACTGAAACTCTTCTCTCACTGAATCATTTCGTGAGTACTTCAGTTAAAGGCTGTGATATTAATGCTGGAgctgtttagcatgtttgctatcttttagtctgttagctaggtgaccagcctagttctagttaaaaataagttttcagcCATGGTATACGACTGGTACATGGTATACATGGAACGACTTTGAatgctgctcagccaatcaggttttAGGACTGGAATCTGTTTTATAATGTGGAACAGTCTCTTTAAGTAGGTTTCCCTTTAACCAAGATCACCTGCCAAGCTAATTAACAAACCTGTCTGAAACTGATACCAGTTATCTAAAATAATATcagaaataacacaaaaatactTTCTTACATCATCTAAGAAGTAAAACCTAAATGCTCATCATACTGATATCTTAGTGATATATCACTTGCATAATAATTCGGAACACAGTTTAGAAAACAGATGtgaactgaacaaaaatatacatCTACATCTATCCAAAAATTCAAGGACACCTACCCGCTGGTTCGGAAATCTCCATGTTAGCAACTGTGTCTGTACCTAAGGAAAGAAATATGGGTGTAATTAAAGAACTCTTGCAATGGTACTGGTTGCTTAGTTGCTTAGTTTACTGGTACGCAGGACCTTCActtaaaagggaaattccactgatttgatttttcttttctgcataattaaattgtcaTTCTGAGTAGTTTGATGTGGGGTAAGCTATTCCAGAGAAACTCAAAAcgggtcacagtggtggtaacaggaaccagacatttgagGCATTTAATGCCTCACAGAAAGTACAAGTATGTTACCCGTTTCCCAAGTTTAAGACAGTTTTGAAAAAAGGTTTGGCATGATGTATTTTCTATATTTACTGATTTGCaaccattttaccattatcaacactaCATTGAAAAATCGCAGAATAAACACGTCGGTTTCCTGCTCATTTGGATCGCAGatatttgaatacattttagaaaaatcagtggaattatCGCTTTAAATGTAGGTAATATTATGTAACTTAATATTAGTTGGATTTAGCTTAATCCTAGATAAATAATAAGTGgccttttaaaaaatgcattgtttCGCGATAATGAATGACACTTTTATTACCACATAATATTGCGTAATAGTATCTCAGCGTCGTTATCATACGGATAGACAAGGGTACACGTTTGGATTTTATCTTACCCCCTTCAGTTCTCACACTAGTTATCATATCTCTTAGAAAAGCTGGTTTACATAACCCAGCACAGCTGTTTCAGCTGTTTATCGCGGCAGTCTAGCTAGTTAGCCAGCCAGCTACCGTCAAGTCTTCATAGCGTTCTCCTCTGTGCTAACGTTAGCCAGCGAGCTTGCAGGCTGGTTTCACAAGTGAAATACTGTTGCATAAACTGACACTCTTTACCGTCTTGGTCGGTGCTTTCTGGATTTCCTCTAGGAATGAAGGAAGGAACAAACTCCGGAGCATTCACATTAAGGCCAGTGAAGGCTGACTGGAGCTCCGTGTCTGGGGCCTCCACATCGTCCTCCTGCTCCCAGCTATCTGGGGCTGTGTCTCTGGAGTCCATTAGCGTAGTCTACAACAGCTATTACCAAACGTATATCTCACCGTTAGAGCTGATATCCAGTACCTTAGCTACTGTTAAATGCCTTGCCTCAATTTTACCAGCTGTTCCAGATAACCGGACAAGTTGACAGGCTTGTAAACGCAGCCAACTTACTACGGCATGAGGTGCCTGCGCTTTCCCTACGACAGCACGACAGTCCTACATGGGCATACCGTGTGTCGAGTGTGAAGCGACTGTGGACAAGCTGTTCCAAAAATGGCCACCAAACAGACCGTTTTTCAAATTAAGCCGTATCTGAAAATTGAGGGAAAAATAATTTGCTTCATATGTTCTCTTTATTCATCGCTCAGCTTGCCTGAACACTAATACcaagattttattatttttttattatcgAAAATCGATCTACCATGTATTTTAAaagtgattgtttacctcttaaaggggaatttacagatttgtaaacatttatgtattaattaaaaacagaaaattacaaacagaaaaaaaacatataaacagaaaaaaagaatcgtaaacaaagtaattctgaAATATGGGCAAGGATGCATTTTTAGAGAAcctttctttacagtagtggtgatgggaaccagggatgtctaaaatgcaaatatagctattttatattttgctaAACGACGCAATAATTTGGTTTACATCTTACCCACTTAATTATGAAGTATATCAGAAAATTCTTTGGATTCCCAAAATCAGATTGGACTactgattttaacataaaatCTACATTTGATTCtgaataaaagtatgaaaacaACACGTAATGataatacacacataaaaataatttgGGTACTGTATAATGTTCCCTTATGCTACATTCAGTTGGTCAATTGGAATTGGTTAAATAAGCCTTGCataaaagtaagaaagaaacaGATGAACATGAAAATTATACAACCAGCGTTTTCAACCACTGAGCAAGTTAGAGTTTATTGAACTGACAGCCAGTATAAGTCAATTCACAGTTTACACAAAAatcacatacaaaataaaaacaatacatggtaagaaacagacaaagcaaacaacttttcacaaataaatatatgcatAAATACTGTTATTAGTAAAATGTAAACCTGACCAGTGTCTTATTTAGCCTTACAGTTCCATTAATTATATCTACTTTGGAGAAACCGTTTCTTTACTCCTTTGCATCTGCTACCCCTCCAGGAGTTATGGCAAAAGTAGCTTCATTTTCTGGCATATCAGGGCTTGAAAAAAGAAGACAATATGGTAGAGTAAAAAATTGTACTTTGGTATTTAATGTCAAGTGGggcttttttttacatacaaGTTCATGaccttatttatttactttagtgTATTTGTGTTTCATAGTCAATATTTCTCAAAATGAAATACCTATCAAATATTTTGGCAATTCTTGTTTCACCACGTCCTTTCCTCAAGCTTAGCCGTGTGGTGGAAGCATGTGCCAGGATGTGACCTCCGATGGGCTTTTTGGGATCTGCTTGAAATCTACAACAGAGTGGTTTTACTTCAGTGTCTGCACCTTTTTGGGATTAATGTGTGGAATCAACTCCTGGTATCAACTCAGAATCATTGAATCTCATCACTTAAAAATTGGAATTGCCTTCAAAATTCCTTGAATTGAACAGCGATGATAGCTTCTCTTGTTTGCTGATGTTATTTAAGTTAAACATAAAATTTCTTGATAAAAACTTACGTCATCCCAGCTCCTGGGTCTGCTGTCATCTGATTTGTGACAAACACTGCAACATTGTACTCTATAAGTTGTAAATTAAGCAGACTTTTGATTGAGGTTTACAGTGCATTTTTGAATGGTTCTTAAATGTATTACTATGCACTTAGATTATTTAGTTTTAGCTCTTAATGCACATAACATCTGAAATCCCGGCCACtaataacaaaaaaagtgaATGCTCATGACAGGATTTTGatattgcccattttatcatcAACAAATGAATAAGCACGGAGGCTTTTTGGCAAACAAAGCTAACCTTCAGAGATTTTTTGCAGCCTGGAAAGCATCTGTGCCAGCTTCTGCTGTCTCTCTGCCAGCTCGCCTCTACCAGAGAAGTCCACCCGGAACAGAGCCATGATGGAGTCTATGatctgaggggaaaaaaacaaaacaataatgagcaaaggaaaaaaataggATCATGTTCAAAAGACCTTTCACAAAAGAGTGCCACTTTGGTCTCCATTTCTCTTGGAAATTATGTCAGTTATAGCATACACTGTTTACCTTGTCTTTTGTTTCTCTCCTTACCAAGAGCTTGAAGACCCCTccttcttcatgaaattttgcTGCAACAAAGTCTAACAACTCCATCTGATGTTCACCTGAGAAATTAACAAACCAATCAGCATTGCCTAGAATATCACCTAAAAGAAGACAAACCAAAACTAAAGCATTGACCATGCTTCACAAAGGTACAACAGTCTTACTTGTATAGGCACGGGCATACAGTACATTATCAAGCACAGCTTCATGATCCACATTGAACCTTTCTGCAATGTCCTTCAGTCTGTCTGGACGACTGAGAATCACAgattaaggaaaaaaaacatagcaGCAATTACAATGGATATGCATTATACACAAGTACAATGTAAATTCAAAGGGATACAAAGTATTTTCAGTATCAATGAAAATCACTTTCCCTCCAGAGTATCCATCCTCACCAGGAAGCTGAGCTGTAACTTCAGACAACACTATTTTGAATGTCTGTTAATCAAATGTGTTAAACTCTGAACTCAAaattattcaattcaattacaattattttagaaaataattcaGTGTCTCACAAAATCTCAAAAACTCTACACAAATGTGTTCAGAGGAgttattatatacagtattggAAAGAAAACGAACTAAAAACGCTTTAACACAAATTTTACTGAATATTACTATGATCAATGTTAATAATCCAAAATCAATGCAGTTGAATCACCACCTTCAGtttcatgcatttttacacTCCTACTGTAACACAAGATGCAGAGACTCAAGATACAAGGATGATTCATCACTTACCAcacagtgtgtgagagagctgTGTCTTACCAGTTCTGAACTCTGCAGTAAAGTTCAAAATAAATCAGACAATATGAAACAAAAGGCAAGAGACAAGTGTAATAATGAAACTGCAGCTTACCTCCAAAAGCCTCAGTAATTGCCATACTCTCTATTCCCCCTCCAAGAAGTTTACTAAAAATAAATTCAATGAAATATTCTTTTTTAGCCtgatattttaaaacacaactttaaataataaaacacttgGCTCCTGTAAGAAACTATCCCAAGTATACTCTATATGGAGCTATAAATCCTACTTTACTGAGTGGGATTCATATCAAATGCAATAGCCAGCATATTGTCTTGATATATGTCTTGACTGTAAAGCT
This portion of the Pygocentrus nattereri isolate fPygNat1 chromosome 13, fPygNat1.pri, whole genome shotgun sequence genome encodes:
- the dmc1 gene encoding meiotic recombination protein DMC1/LIM15 homolog isoform X4, giving the protein MADIKKLKSVGICTVKGIQMTTRRALCNVKGLSEAKVDKIKEAAGKLLITGFQTASEYSMKRRQVFHITTGSLEFDKLLGGGIESMAITEAFGEFRTGKTQLSHTLCVTAQLPGEDGYSGGKVIFIDTENTFRPDRLKDIAERFNVDHEAVLDNVLYARAYTSEHQMELLDFVAAKFHEEGGVFKLLVRRETKDKIIDSIMALFRVDFSGRGELAERQQKLAQMLSRLQKISEEYNVAVFVTNQMTADPGAGMTFQADPKKPIGGHILAHASTTRLSLRKGRGETRIAKIFDSPDMPENEATFAITPGGVADAKE
- the dmc1 gene encoding meiotic recombination protein DMC1/LIM15 homolog isoform X1; the encoded protein is MKSVEDQVVEDEAGYQDDEVSFFQDIDLLQKYGINMADIKKLKSVGICTVKGIQMTTRRALCNVKGLSEAKVDKIKEAAGKLLITGFQTASEYSMKRRQVFHITTGSLEFDKLLGGGIESMAITEAFGEFRTGKTQLSHTLCVTAQLPGEDGYSGGKVIFIDTENTFRPDRLKDIAERFNVDHEAVLDNVLYARAYTSEHQMELLDFVAAKFHEEGGVFKLLVRRETKDKIIDSIMALFRVDFSGRGELAERQQKLAQMLSRLQKISEEYNVAVFVTNQMTADPGAGMTFQADPKKPIGGHILAHASTTRLSLRKGRGETRIAKIFDSPDMPENEATFAITPGGVADAKE
- the dmc1 gene encoding meiotic recombination protein DMC1/LIM15 homolog isoform X3, which produces MKSVEDQVVEDEAGYQDDEVSFFQDIDLLQKYGINMADIKKLKSVGICTVKGIQMTTRRALCNVKGLSEAKVDKIKEAAGKLLITGFQTASEYSMKRRQVFHITTGSLEFDKLLGGGIESMAITEAFGEFRTVTAQLPGEDGYSGGKVIFIDTENTFRPDRLKDIAERFNVDHEAVLDNVLYARAYTSEHQMELLDFVAAKFHEEGGVFKLLVRRETKDKIIDSIMALFRVDFSGRGELAERQQKLAQMLSRLQKISEEYNVAVFVTNQMTADPGAGMTFQADPKKPIGGHILAHASTTRLSLRKGRGETRIAKIFDSPDMPENEATFAITPGGVADAKE
- the dmc1 gene encoding meiotic recombination protein DMC1/LIM15 homolog isoform X2; its protein translation is MKSVEDQVVEDEAGYQDDEVSFFQDIDLLQKYGINMADIKKLKSVGICTVKGIQMTTRRALCNVKGLSEAKVDKIKEAAGKLLITGFQTASEYSMKRRQVFHITTGSLEFDKLLGGGIESMAITEAFGEFRTGKTQLSHTLCVTAQLPGEDGYSGGKVIFIDTENTFRPDRLKDIAERFNVDHEAVLDNVLYARAYTSEHQMELLDFVAAKFHEEGGVFKLLIIDSIMALFRVDFSGRGELAERQQKLAQMLSRLQKISEEYNVAVFVTNQMTADPGAGMTFQADPKKPIGGHILAHASTTRLSLRKGRGETRIAKIFDSPDMPENEATFAITPGGVADAKE